In uncultured Methanobacterium sp., a genomic segment contains:
- a CDS encoding CooT family nickel-binding protein, with protein MCESTVYDTKGTKLMDDVIHMKIYGERIEMVDILNQGMTVEGKIVELDLEKHSIFIEVDEKGLIQ; from the coding sequence ATGTGCGAATCAACTGTTTACGATACCAAAGGAACTAAACTCATGGATGATGTAATCCACATGAAAATCTATGGTGAACGTATAGAAATGGTGGATATTTTAAACCAGGGAATGACTGTAGAAGGGAAGATAGTTGAACTAGACCTGGAAAAACATAGTATTTTCATAGAAGTGGATGAAAAGGGGTTAATTCAATAG
- a CDS encoding 4Fe-4S binding protein codes for MIVVNKEDCIRCGACQGTCPTAAINVSPEDVIYCDVCGGAPKCVDICPTGALKTDELAIGESGDTQTRVTFNPKLCNECGDCVEVCPPQILKLESGKVQTIPLQGYCVMCQQCADICPVEVIGVEGVKEPKKTDLNITGPVYIVDCVGCGMCVDECPVDAITLPEVGESIVIDEETCIKCGVCSQTCPWNAVFISGKKPEKRTKELNKFEVDDETCIGCNVCVEACPGEFIKPKASSLTVELPEICTYCGLCEKLCPVDAIDLDVKLGPAKPASEEGLVWDESKCEYVGACARICPNDAIRVVTNTGFEVPGDTEVDGEPSFAMCTRCGACTIACPEGALSLVEMDKVVDGEVVKRNRVQFSPNKCTECGDCVDVCPYNMLKLTDDKVPLKGFCILCDQCIPACPHEALFLK; via the coding sequence ATGATAGTGGTTAACAAGGAAGACTGCATTCGATGTGGGGCCTGCCAGGGTACCTGTCCAACTGCAGCCATTAACGTATCCCCAGAGGACGTTATTTACTGTGACGTTTGTGGGGGAGCACCTAAATGTGTGGATATTTGTCCTACCGGTGCTCTTAAGACTGATGAGCTGGCTATTGGCGAATCTGGCGACACCCAGACCAGAGTCACCTTCAACCCAAAACTCTGTAATGAGTGCGGTGACTGTGTAGAAGTCTGCCCACCTCAGATCCTCAAATTAGAGTCCGGTAAAGTGCAGACCATACCATTACAGGGCTACTGTGTCATGTGTCAGCAGTGCGCAGACATATGCCCGGTAGAGGTCATTGGAGTGGAAGGGGTCAAAGAACCTAAAAAGACTGATTTGAACATCACTGGTCCTGTTTACATTGTTGACTGTGTTGGATGTGGCATGTGTGTGGACGAATGTCCTGTAGATGCCATAACACTTCCTGAAGTGGGAGAAAGCATAGTTATCGATGAAGAAACCTGTATTAAATGTGGAGTCTGTTCACAGACCTGCCCATGGAACGCAGTGTTCATATCTGGTAAAAAACCAGAAAAACGAACCAAAGAACTCAACAAGTTCGAAGTTGACGATGAAACCTGTATTGGTTGTAATGTCTGTGTAGAAGCTTGTCCCGGTGAATTCATAAAACCCAAAGCTTCTTCATTAACTGTAGAACTACCCGAGATCTGTACCTACTGTGGACTGTGTGAAAAATTATGCCCAGTAGATGCCATTGACCTGGATGTTAAATTAGGACCAGCCAAACCTGCATCAGAAGAAGGATTAGTATGGGATGAATCCAAATGTGAATATGTTGGAGCATGTGCCCGTATCTGCCCTAACGATGCTATTCGAGTGGTTACCAATACTGGATTTGAAGTTCCAGGAGACACTGAAGTTGACGGTGAACCATCATTCGCCATGTGTACCCGTTGTGGAGCATGCACTATTGCCTGCCCCGAAGGAGCACTAAGTCTAGTGGAAATGGACAAAGTCGTTGATGGTGAAGTTGTCAAAAGGAACCGGGTTCAGTTCAGTCCTAATAAGTGTACCGAGTGCGGTGACTGTGTGGATGTATGTCCTTACAACATGCTGAAACTCACCGATGACAAAGTACCACTCAAAGGATTCTGTATACTCTGTGATCAGTGTATACCAGCCTGTCCACACGAAGCATTGTTCCTAAAATAG
- a CDS encoding dihydroorotase family protein — protein sequence MLDLCIINCKLDIGTEEVCLGIEDGKIVSIKKLPPSASETIDVKGKLVLPGLIDAHVHFRDPGLTFKEDFFSGSAAAAAGGFTTVLDMPNTVPPTNTLQTFLEKHKIASKRSLVDFGLHAGVADLSNIKDLAKYKPASFKIFMDLVDDNFLMDAFGKINEVKDVPPNVHDLNEVGVHPLISLHAEDPDVVEQCTKKMKKEGSNPELYAQARPPQAEIESIRNAISLAEKFNQRVHFCHVSTKKSLKLINTAKKTGLKITSEITPHHLFLDSDYLKKYGNLAKTNPPLRDDKNRLKIEDLSQIDIIGTDHAPHTLEEKKKDIWNAPPGIPGLETTLPLLLTQLNQGKISVGDIKRLLCENPAKIFKIPNKGFIDEGMDADLVVIDLKMEGVVDPDNFKSKSKYSPFKGFKTKGMPVMTIVRGNLVMDNGEIIDNHGKFVYSDLEVEH from the coding sequence ATGCTGGATCTGTGCATCATCAACTGTAAACTTGATATAGGAACTGAAGAGGTTTGTTTGGGAATTGAAGATGGGAAAATAGTTTCTATCAAAAAATTACCCCCATCTGCCAGTGAAACCATTGATGTTAAGGGTAAATTGGTACTTCCTGGGCTTATCGATGCCCATGTCCATTTCAGAGACCCTGGACTCACATTTAAAGAAGATTTCTTTTCAGGTAGTGCTGCTGCCGCTGCTGGAGGTTTTACTACAGTTTTGGACATGCCTAACACTGTACCCCCCACCAATACCTTACAGACATTTTTGGAGAAACATAAGATTGCCAGTAAACGGAGTCTGGTGGACTTTGGTCTACATGCAGGTGTTGCGGATCTATCCAATATCAAGGACCTTGCTAAATACAAACCCGCATCCTTCAAAATTTTCATGGATCTGGTGGATGATAACTTTTTAATGGATGCATTTGGGAAGATAAACGAGGTTAAGGATGTTCCCCCAAATGTTCATGATCTAAACGAAGTTGGTGTACATCCATTAATTTCATTACATGCAGAAGATCCAGATGTGGTTGAGCAGTGCACCAAAAAGATGAAAAAAGAAGGATCTAACCCGGAACTGTATGCCCAGGCTCGTCCTCCACAGGCTGAAATTGAATCAATTAGGAATGCTATTTCATTGGCAGAAAAATTCAATCAAAGAGTGCATTTCTGCCACGTGAGCACCAAAAAATCACTAAAACTCATCAACACTGCCAAAAAGACCGGATTAAAAATAACATCTGAAATTACCCCTCACCACCTGTTTCTGGATTCAGACTACTTGAAAAAATATGGTAACTTGGCAAAAACCAATCCCCCCTTACGTGATGATAAAAACAGATTAAAGATTGAGGATTTATCTCAAATTGATATAATAGGAACTGATCATGCCCCTCATACACTTGAAGAAAAAAAGAAAGACATTTGGAATGCCCCTCCAGGTATTCCTGGGCTTGAAACGACATTACCACTCCTTTTAACCCAGTTGAATCAGGGTAAAATAAGTGTTGGAGATATCAAACGATTACTATGTGAAAACCCTGCAAAAATATTCAAAATACCAAATAAAGGTTTCATAGATGAAGGAATGGATGCAGATCTGGTTGTGATTGACCTTAAAATGGAAGGTGTGGTTGACCCTGATAATTTCAAGTCTAAATCAAAGTATTCACCATTTAAGGGCTTCAAAACCAAAGGAATGCCAGTTATGACTATAGTAAGGGGTAACTTGGTCATGGATAATGGGGAAATTATAGATAACCATGGAAAATTCGTTTACTCTGACCTAGAAGTTGAACACTAA
- the mvhA gene encoding F420-non-reducing hydrogenase subunit MvhA: MVTLKMEPVTRIEGHAKITVDLDDAGNVQDTKLHVMEFRGFEKFLQGRNIEEVPRLVPRICGICDVQHHLAAAKAVDACFGFAPDEILPTAYKMRELMSWGSVMHSHALHFYFLAAPDFIAGKDRKTRNVFQIVKDAPEAALQAIELRKNALDLIKATGGRPIHPTSSTPGGISTSLDDETQKDLLKKAQRNVELSVATLELAKPIFEENLDLVKTLGYVETYHTGLVKNGVWDMYDGNVRMKDKEGNPYAEFAPSDYLDYIGEKVKPYSWLKFPYIKDLGYPEGIYRVAPLSRLNVADKMPDAAPLAQEELNEFRNLFGYAQEPLLFHWARLIELLAASECAADALEGDLSGQKFPDALERTAGEGVGIVEASRGTLTHHYACDENGLVTKANIVVATIQNNPAMEMGIQKVAQDYIKPGVEVDDKIFNLMEMVIRAYDPCLSCATHEIDSQMRLATLEVYDSEGNLVKRI, from the coding sequence ATGGTTACACTCAAAATGGAACCTGTGACCAGGATTGAAGGTCACGCCAAAATCACAGTGGACCTGGATGATGCAGGAAACGTTCAGGACACCAAACTCCACGTTATGGAATTCCGTGGATTTGAAAAATTCCTGCAGGGAAGAAACATCGAAGAAGTACCACGACTGGTACCTCGAATATGTGGTATCTGTGATGTACAGCACCACCTGGCTGCAGCTAAAGCTGTGGATGCCTGTTTTGGATTCGCTCCTGATGAAATTCTCCCTACTGCTTACAAAATGAGGGAACTCATGAGCTGGGGTTCTGTAATGCACTCCCACGCTCTGCACTTCTATTTCCTGGCAGCTCCGGATTTCATAGCTGGTAAAGACAGGAAAACCAGGAACGTATTCCAAATAGTTAAAGACGCTCCTGAAGCAGCACTGCAAGCTATTGAGCTCCGAAAAAATGCTTTAGATCTCATTAAAGCCACAGGTGGACGACCTATACACCCCACATCCTCTACTCCTGGTGGTATTTCTACCAGTCTGGATGATGAAACCCAGAAAGACCTTCTTAAGAAGGCTCAGAGGAACGTGGAATTATCTGTAGCTACCCTTGAACTGGCTAAACCAATTTTCGAAGAAAACCTGGACCTGGTGAAAACCTTAGGTTACGTGGAAACTTACCACACTGGACTGGTTAAAAACGGCGTATGGGATATGTACGACGGAAATGTCCGGATGAAAGACAAAGAAGGAAACCCTTATGCTGAATTTGCCCCATCCGACTACCTGGATTACATTGGTGAAAAAGTTAAACCATATTCCTGGTTAAAATTCCCATACATCAAAGACTTAGGATATCCAGAAGGAATATACCGTGTAGCTCCTCTGTCACGTCTTAACGTTGCTGATAAAATGCCTGATGCTGCACCATTAGCACAGGAAGAATTGAACGAATTCAGAAATCTCTTTGGATACGCTCAAGAACCATTACTCTTCCACTGGGCTAGACTCATAGAGTTACTCGCAGCCTCAGAATGTGCAGCTGATGCTCTCGAAGGAGACCTATCTGGACAGAAATTCCCAGATGCTCTGGAAAGAACTGCTGGTGAAGGTGTAGGTATTGTGGAAGCATCCCGAGGAACTTTAACCCACCACTACGCATGTGACGAAAACGGACTGGTTACCAAAGCCAACATTGTGGTCGCAACCATCCAGAACAACCCTGCTATGGAAATGGGTATCCAGAAAGTTGCCCAAGACTACATAAAACCAGGAGTAGAAGTAGACGACAAGATCTTCAACTTAATGGAGATGGTAATAAGGGCCTACGACCCATGTCTATCCTGTGCAACCCACGAAATCGACAGTCAAATGAGACTCGCCACCCTTGAAGTGTACGACAGCGAGGGTAACCTCGTTAAAAGAATTTAA